The following are encoded together in the Nocardioides thalensis genome:
- a CDS encoding DUF3105 domain-containing protein: protein MLAVVAALVLVAAAVAVPLVLSGEDDLDHQASDPGSPSQESEEDVDTSNLDLVEEYDGLDPTHVPGDVDYPQSPPVGGNHAPEWLECGVYDVPVREENVVHDLEHGTTWLTYREDLVDADGVEQLVAQLPDNGILSPYPDQEAPVVITSWGRQLELTGPDDPRIGLFVAEYGAGETAPEPFASCNGGLTDPEGSRAGTDV from the coding sequence GTGCTCGCAGTGGTGGCCGCCCTGGTGCTCGTCGCGGCCGCGGTCGCCGTCCCGCTGGTGCTGTCGGGCGAGGACGACCTCGACCACCAAGCGTCCGACCCAGGGTCGCCGTCGCAGGAGTCGGAGGAGGACGTCGACACGAGCAACCTCGACCTGGTGGAGGAGTACGACGGCCTCGACCCCACCCACGTGCCGGGCGACGTCGACTACCCGCAGTCCCCGCCGGTCGGCGGCAACCACGCCCCCGAGTGGCTGGAGTGCGGGGTCTACGACGTGCCGGTGCGCGAGGAGAACGTGGTGCACGACCTCGAGCACGGCACCACCTGGCTCACCTACCGGGAGGACCTCGTCGACGCCGACGGGGTCGAGCAGCTCGTGGCGCAGCTCCCCGACAACGGGATCCTGTCGCCGTACCCCGACCAGGAGGCACCGGTCGTGATCACGTCGTGGGGCCGCCAGCTCGAGCTCACCGGGCCCGACGACCCGCGGATCGGCCTGTTCGTCGCGGAGTACGGCGCCGGCGAGACCGCGCCGGAGCCGTTCGCGTCGTGCAACGGCGGGCTCACCGACCCCGAGGGCTCGCGGGCGGGCACGGACGTCTGA
- a CDS encoding thiamine-binding protein: MLAAFSISPTGAAADDTGSVAEAVAAAVRVVRESGLPNETNAMFTNIEGEWDEVMAVVKRAVDAVAAVSPRVGLVLKADVRPGYTGQLTAKVERIEQQLAASGDA, encoded by the coding sequence ATGCTCGCCGCCTTCTCCATCTCCCCCACCGGCGCCGCCGCCGACGACACCGGCTCGGTGGCCGAGGCAGTCGCCGCGGCCGTGCGCGTCGTCCGGGAATCGGGCCTCCCCAACGAGACCAATGCGATGTTCACCAACATCGAGGGCGAGTGGGACGAGGTGATGGCCGTGGTGAAGCGGGCCGTCGACGCGGTCGCGGCCGTCTCGCCCCGCGTGGGCCTGGTGCTGAAGGCCGACGTCCGCCCGGGCTACACCGGCCAGCTCACGGCGAAGGTCGAGCGGATCGAGCAGCAGCTCGCCGCGAGCGGCGACGCCTGA
- a CDS encoding NUDIX domain-containing protein, which produces MHRFACVILVDRRGWLLLQERDEHALIDPDRWGMVGGHVDDGEDFEPAAYRELAEETGIVLAPPALTLWRELEVFHEAYGTRDPVRVYAAATDLTDADVACHEGRQIVFVEPAAARALPKSRSAELAVPTFLESDLYRSLTT; this is translated from the coding sequence GTGCACCGGTTCGCCTGCGTGATCCTCGTCGACCGGCGCGGGTGGCTGCTGCTCCAGGAGCGCGACGAGCACGCGCTGATCGACCCGGACCGCTGGGGCATGGTCGGCGGGCACGTCGACGACGGTGAGGACTTCGAGCCCGCCGCCTACCGCGAGCTCGCCGAAGAGACCGGCATCGTGCTCGCGCCGCCGGCGCTCACGCTGTGGCGCGAGCTCGAGGTCTTCCACGAGGCCTACGGCACCCGCGACCCGGTGCGGGTCTACGCCGCCGCGACCGACCTCACCGACGCCGACGTCGCGTGCCACGAGGGCCGGCAGATCGTGTTCGTCGAGCCGGCGGCCGCGCGGGCGCTCCCGAAGTCGCGGTCGGCCGAGCTCGCCGTACCGACCTTC
- a CDS encoding aconitate hydratase, with protein sequence MASKDSFGAKSNLDVDGKSYEIFRLDAVTGEGLDVASLPFSLKVLLENLLRTEDGADITADDIKALAGWDADAEPDKEIQFTPARVIMQDFTGVPCVVDLATMREAMAELGGDASKINPLAPAEMVIDHSVIADVFGNPEAFERNVEIEYERNRERYQFLRWGQGAFDDFKVVPPGTGIVHQVNIEHLARVAFTREVDGVLQAYPDTCVGTDSHTTMVNGLGVVGWGVGGIEAEAAMLGQPVSMLIPRVVGFKLTGDLPEGSTATDLVLTITEMLRKHGVVGKFVEFYGAGVSALPLANRATIGNMSPEFGSTIAVFPIDDETVNYLRLTGRSDEQLALVEAYAKAQGLWLDPDAEPRYSEKLELDLSTVVPSIAGPKRPQDRVQLADAKSSFRAALVDYAGEPQDQKGYDEAVAESFPGSDAPSHDPNQSNGEAAPADLAAVATADGGRASNPIDVTLEDGTTFTLDHGAVTIASITSCTNTSNPSVMIGAALLAKKAVEKGLQRKPWVKSTLAPGSKVVSDYYERAGLTPYLDKLGFNLVGYGCVTCIGNSGPLIPEVSAAVQENDLAVVSVLSGNRNFEGRINPDIKMNYLASPPLVVAYALAGSMDLDLFNDPLGQDSDGNDVFLKDIWPSPQEVEETIASAISSDMFTSSYSDVFAGDDRWRSLPTPEGNTFEWDPDSTYVRKAPYFDGMPDEPAPVTDIEGARVLLKLGDSVTTDHISPAGAIKKDSPAGKYLSENGVEQRDFNSYGSRRGNHEVMIRGTFANIRLRNQIAPGTEGGFTRDFTAGGEVTSVYDASVNYQEQGIPLVVLAGKEYGSGSSRDWAAKGTSLLGVKAVIAESYERIHRSNLIGMGVIPLQFPAGENAESLGLTGEETFSITGITALNEGTTPKTVKVKAGDVEFDATVRIDTPGEANYYRNGGIMQYVLRGLLKG encoded by the coding sequence ATGGCCAGCAAGGACAGCTTCGGCGCCAAGAGCAACCTGGACGTGGACGGCAAGTCCTACGAGATCTTCCGCCTCGACGCGGTGACCGGTGAGGGCCTGGACGTCGCGTCCCTGCCGTTCTCGCTGAAGGTTCTCCTCGAGAACCTCCTCCGCACCGAGGACGGCGCCGACATCACCGCCGACGACATCAAGGCGCTGGCCGGCTGGGACGCGGACGCCGAGCCCGACAAGGAGATCCAGTTCACGCCGGCGCGCGTGATCATGCAGGACTTCACGGGCGTGCCCTGCGTGGTCGACCTGGCCACGATGCGCGAGGCGATGGCCGAGCTCGGTGGCGACGCCTCGAAGATCAACCCGCTCGCGCCCGCCGAGATGGTCATCGACCACTCCGTGATCGCCGACGTCTTCGGCAACCCGGAGGCGTTCGAGCGCAACGTCGAGATCGAGTACGAGCGCAACCGCGAGCGCTACCAGTTCCTCCGCTGGGGCCAGGGCGCCTTCGACGACTTCAAGGTCGTCCCGCCGGGCACCGGCATCGTCCACCAGGTCAACATCGAGCACCTCGCGCGGGTCGCGTTCACCCGCGAGGTCGACGGCGTGCTCCAGGCCTACCCCGACACCTGCGTCGGCACCGACTCGCACACCACCATGGTCAACGGCCTCGGCGTCGTCGGCTGGGGCGTCGGCGGCATCGAGGCCGAGGCCGCGATGCTCGGCCAGCCGGTCTCGATGCTCATCCCGCGCGTGGTCGGCTTCAAGCTGACGGGAGACCTGCCCGAGGGCTCGACCGCCACCGACCTGGTGCTGACGATCACCGAGATGCTCCGCAAGCACGGTGTGGTCGGCAAGTTCGTCGAGTTCTACGGCGCCGGCGTCTCCGCACTGCCGCTGGCCAACCGCGCCACGATCGGCAACATGTCGCCGGAGTTCGGCTCGACGATCGCGGTCTTCCCGATCGACGACGAGACCGTCAACTACCTGCGCCTCACCGGCCGGTCCGACGAGCAGCTCGCCCTGGTCGAGGCCTACGCCAAGGCGCAGGGCCTGTGGCTCGACCCCGACGCGGAGCCGCGCTACTCCGAGAAGCTCGAGCTCGACCTGTCCACGGTCGTGCCGTCGATCGCCGGCCCCAAGCGCCCGCAGGACCGGGTGCAGCTGGCCGACGCGAAGAGCTCCTTCCGCGCGGCGCTCGTCGACTACGCCGGCGAGCCGCAGGACCAGAAGGGCTACGACGAGGCCGTCGCCGAGTCGTTCCCGGGCTCCGACGCCCCGTCGCACGACCCCAACCAGTCCAACGGCGAGGCCGCCCCGGCCGACCTGGCCGCGGTCGCCACGGCTGACGGCGGTCGGGCCTCCAACCCGATCGACGTCACCCTCGAGGACGGCACGACGTTCACGCTCGACCACGGCGCAGTGACCATCGCGTCGATCACGTCGTGCACCAACACGTCCAACCCGTCCGTGATGATCGGCGCAGCGCTGCTCGCGAAGAAGGCCGTCGAGAAGGGCCTCCAGCGCAAGCCGTGGGTGAAGTCCACGCTGGCTCCGGGCTCGAAGGTCGTCTCCGACTACTACGAGCGCGCCGGCCTCACGCCGTACCTCGACAAGCTCGGCTTCAACCTGGTGGGCTACGGCTGCGTCACCTGCATCGGCAACTCCGGCCCGCTCATCCCCGAGGTGTCGGCGGCCGTGCAGGAGAACGACCTCGCCGTCGTGTCCGTGCTCTCGGGCAACCGCAACTTCGAGGGTCGGATCAACCCCGACATCAAGATGAACTACCTGGCGTCGCCGCCGCTCGTGGTCGCCTACGCGCTGGCCGGGTCGATGGACCTCGACCTGTTCAACGACCCGCTGGGCCAGGACAGCGACGGCAACGACGTGTTCCTCAAGGACATCTGGCCCTCGCCGCAGGAGGTGGAGGAGACCATCGCCTCGGCGATCTCCTCCGACATGTTCACCTCGTCCTACTCCGACGTGTTCGCCGGCGACGACCGCTGGCGGTCGCTGCCCACGCCGGAGGGCAACACGTTCGAGTGGGACCCGGACTCGACGTACGTCCGCAAGGCGCCGTACTTCGACGGCATGCCCGACGAGCCCGCGCCGGTCACCGACATCGAGGGCGCCCGGGTGCTGCTCAAGCTCGGCGACTCGGTCACCACCGACCACATCAGCCCGGCCGGTGCGATCAAGAAGGACTCGCCCGCGGGCAAGTACCTCTCGGAGAACGGCGTCGAGCAGCGCGACTTCAACTCCTACGGCTCGCGCCGCGGCAACCACGAGGTCATGATCCGCGGCACGTTCGCCAACATCCGCCTGCGCAACCAGATCGCGCCGGGCACCGAGGGCGGCTTCACCCGCGACTTCACCGCCGGCGGCGAGGTCACCAGCGTCTACGACGCCTCGGTGAACTACCAGGAGCAGGGCATCCCGCTGGTCGTGCTGGCGGGCAAGGAGTACGGCTCCGGCTCGTCGCGTGACTGGGCGGCCAAGGGCACCTCGCTGCTGGGCGTCAAGGCCGTCATCGCCGAGTCCTACGAGCGCATCCACCGCTCGAACCTGATCGGCATGGGCGTCATCCCGCTGCAGTTCCCCGCGGGCGAGAACGCCGAGTCGCTGGGTCTCACCGGTGAGGAGACCTTCTCGATCACCGGCATCACCGCGCTCAACGAGGGCACCACGCCGAAGACGGTCAAGGTCAAGGCCGGCGACGTCGAGTTCGACGCGACCGTCCGGATCGACACCCCGGGCGAGGCGAACTACTACCGCAACGGCGGCATCATGCAGTACGTGCTGCGGGGCCTCCTCAAGGGCTGA
- a CDS encoding ABC transporter permease, translating into MRATTRTYWRLLVAGFRRQSAYLLAAFGGLVANTTFGLLKVVLLFATVEAAGGELQGYDVALMSTYIWVSQGLLGSVNLFGRIDIAERIKDGDVAVDFLRPLDVQGAAITTEVGKSLFALIPRGIPSFLIGLVAVGMAAPDSPLAYPLGAVSILLGIVLASATVYLLVAAPGFWLVETRGLQILYMAVSGFLAGLYVPIWLFPGWLEAIAEATPFPSMLMYPVDIVSGRADVGESLLLIAVQVGWLAGVVLLGQLLTRAGRHHLEVQGG; encoded by the coding sequence ATGCGCGCGACGACGAGGACCTACTGGCGGCTCCTCGTCGCAGGGTTCCGGAGGCAGTCGGCCTACCTGCTGGCGGCCTTCGGCGGCCTGGTCGCCAACACCACGTTCGGCCTGCTCAAGGTGGTGCTGCTGTTCGCGACCGTCGAGGCCGCCGGCGGCGAGCTGCAGGGGTACGACGTCGCGCTGATGAGCACCTACATCTGGGTGTCGCAGGGGCTGCTCGGCTCGGTCAACCTGTTCGGCCGGATCGACATCGCCGAGCGGATCAAGGACGGCGACGTCGCCGTCGACTTCCTGCGCCCGCTCGACGTGCAGGGTGCCGCCATCACGACCGAGGTCGGCAAGTCGCTCTTCGCCCTGATCCCCCGCGGCATCCCGTCCTTCCTGATCGGCCTGGTGGCGGTCGGGATGGCTGCGCCGGACAGCCCTCTCGCCTACCCGCTCGGCGCCGTGAGCATCCTGCTCGGCATCGTCCTCGCCTCGGCGACCGTGTACCTACTGGTTGCCGCGCCGGGCTTCTGGCTGGTCGAGACGCGCGGCCTGCAGATCCTCTACATGGCGGTGTCGGGGTTCCTCGCCGGTCTCTACGTGCCGATCTGGCTCTTCCCCGGCTGGCTCGAGGCGATCGCCGAGGCGACGCCGTTCCCGTCGATGCTGATGTATCCGGTCGACATCGTCTCGGGCCGCGCGGACGTCGGCGAGTCGCTGCTGCTCATCGCGGTCCAGGTCGGCTGGCTCGCGGGCGTCGTACTTCTCGGCCAGCTGCTGACCCGCGCCGGGCGGCACCACTTGGAGGTGCAGGGTGGCTGA